One Bombus fervidus isolate BK054 chromosome 7, iyBomFerv1, whole genome shotgun sequence genomic region harbors:
- the LOC139989119 gene encoding uncharacterized protein isoform X5, whose translation MPAFCGINTESRTEVTGMKGFLRLCRERAVSDATTYHGVKRSSRLSDIHLQRPRCRVTVSATLLQLLVLAVTFALGTAAICPNGCICDDDNLVVSCIGANLDVIPIALNPSIQRIVLKENRIKIVDAAAFQFYGDLKNVDLSSNHLFTIPNGSFDAQKQLVELHLRHNKISALTEKTFQGLKSLTVLNLRDNYLESLKNGLFASLSKLEELDLGKNRISKVEPGAFQKLGTLRVLHLDDNQLRTIPSPALAPLNALAELHIGWNAFSSLPDDAFKGLEQLTVLDITGAGLDNISDGAFRGLNALRTLELDGNKLREVPTKQLAVLPRLEELTLGQNFFTTLRSGAFQGLSKLKKLDISAAKLLTTVERGAFSDNANLETLVLNSNKRLTTMEDGSLAGLPNLRHLMLRDNAFTGFSESLVAWNELRRLDLSENPLVCDCSLLWLAEVLVPRNSSPVLCAEPPESKGKPIKGMTPDELGCAFSDPRKQALLATLCAAGFALLTGLALILYYRCRRHVRDALKDYKWKNRGISRKEHEYQKTFSEDEYMVRSASTHHHHHHHQPQSQQIPSHHHHHHLQQQQLQQQQQQQQQQQHSQIAAGIKPIPVTEL comes from the coding sequence AGGCCACGCTGCCGTGTGACCGTATCGGCTACGCTGTTGCAACTGCTCGTCCTGGCTGTCACGTTCGCCCTGGGAACGGCTGCGATCTGTCCAAACGGCTGCATCTGCGACGACGACAACCTCGTGGTATCCTGTATAGGCGCGAATTTGGACGTCATACCGATCGCCCTGAACCCGAGTATCCAGCGGATAGTGTTGAAGGAAAATCGGATAAAGATAGTGGACGCGGCGGCGTTTCAATTCTACGGGGACCTGAAAAACGTCGATCTATCGAGCAATCACCTGTTTACCATTCCCAACGGGAGTTTCGACGCGCAAAAGCAACTGGTGGAGCTTCATCTCAGACACAACAAGATCTCAGCGTTGACCGAGAAGACGTTTCAAGGTCTGAAATCTCTGACGGTACTGAACCTACGGGACAACTACTTGGAAAGTCTGAAGAACGGTCTGTTTGCCTCGTTATCAAAGTTGGAGGAACTAGACTTGGGAAAGAATCGCATATCTAAGGTAGAGCCAGGAGCTTTTCAGAAATTGGGTACGCTGAGAGTGTTGCATCTGGACGATAATCAGTTGAGAACCATCCCGTCGCCAGCTCTCGCGCCGTTAAACGCCTTGGCTGAGTTGCATATAGGTTGGAACGCCTTCTCGTCGCTTCCGGATGACGCGTTCAAGGGATTGGAACAGTTGACCGTGCTGGATATTACCGGTGCTGGTTTAGACAACATCAGCGACGGCGCTTTCCGAGGCTTAAACGCTCTGCGTACGCTGGAACTGGATGGAAACAAGTTACGAGAAGTGCCGACGAAACAGTTGGCGGTTCTGCCTCGCCTCGAAGAACTCACCTTGGGTCAAAACTTCTTCACGACTCTGAGATCCGGAGCCTTTCAAGGTCTATCCAAGTTGAAGAAGCTGGATATATCCGCGGCGAAATTGTTAACCACCGTCGAACGGGGAGCATTCTCGGACAACGCCAATTTAGAGACTCTGGTGTTGAACAGCAACAAACGGCTGACTACAATGGAGGACGGTTCTCTGGCCGGTTTACCCAACTTGAGGCATTTAATGCTACGTGACAACGCGTTCACCGGCTTCTCAGAGTCTTTGGTAGCCTGGAACGAACTGCGTCGACTGGATTTAAGCGAGAATCCCTTGGTCTGCGATTGTAGCTTGCTCTGGCTAGCCGAGGTTCTCGTCCCGAGAAACTCTAGTCCGGTATTATGCGCGGAACCTCCGGAATCAAAAGGGAAACCCATCAAGGGTATGACACCTGACGAACTAGGTTGCGCCTTCTCCGATCCCCGGAAACAAGCCCTGTTAGCGACTCTATGCGCCGCTGGCTTTGCCTTGCTCACCGGCTTGGCCCTGATTCTCTACTACAGATGTCGCAGACACGTCAGGGACGCGTTGAAAGACTACAAATGGAAGAATCGCGGCATCTCCCGCAAGGAACACGAGTATCAAAAGACTTTCTCCGAGGACGAGTACATGGTGAGATCCGCGTCCACCCACCATCACCACCATCATCATCAACCTCAGTCGCAACAGATCCCTTCTCATCATCACCATCATCATCTTCAACAGCAACAGCtgcaacagcagcaacaacaacaacaacagcaacaacattCGCAGATAGCGGCGGGTATTAAACCTATACCTGTAACGGAACTGTAG
- the LOC139989119 gene encoding uncharacterized protein isoform X6 — protein sequence MPAFCGINTESRTEVTGMKGFLRLCRERRPRCRVTVSATLLQLLVLAVTFALGTAAICPNGCICDDDNLVVSCIGANLDVIPIALNPSIQRIVLKENRIKIVDAAAFQFYGDLKNVDLSSNHLFTIPNGSFDAQKQLVELHLRHNKISALTEKTFQGLKSLTVLNLRDNYLESLKNGLFASLSKLEELDLGKNRISKVEPGAFQKLGTLRVLHLDDNQLRTIPSPALAPLNALAELHIGWNAFSSLPDDAFKGLEQLTVLDITGAGLDNISDGAFRGLNALRTLELDGNKLREVPTKQLAVLPRLEELTLGQNFFTTLRSGAFQGLSKLKKLDISAAKLLTTVERGAFSDNANLETLVLNSNKRLTTMEDGSLAGLPNLRHLMLRDNAFTGFSESLVAWNELRRLDLSENPLVCDCSLLWLAEVLVPRNSSPVLCAEPPESKGKPIKGMTPDELGCAFSDPRKQALLATLCAAGFALLTGLALILYYRCRRHVRDALKDYKWKNRGISRKEHEYQKTFSEDEYMVRSASTHHHHHHHQPQSQQIPSHHHHHHLQQQQLQQQQQQQQQQQHSQIAAGIKPIPVTEL from the coding sequence AGGCCACGCTGCCGTGTGACCGTATCGGCTACGCTGTTGCAACTGCTCGTCCTGGCTGTCACGTTCGCCCTGGGAACGGCTGCGATCTGTCCAAACGGCTGCATCTGCGACGACGACAACCTCGTGGTATCCTGTATAGGCGCGAATTTGGACGTCATACCGATCGCCCTGAACCCGAGTATCCAGCGGATAGTGTTGAAGGAAAATCGGATAAAGATAGTGGACGCGGCGGCGTTTCAATTCTACGGGGACCTGAAAAACGTCGATCTATCGAGCAATCACCTGTTTACCATTCCCAACGGGAGTTTCGACGCGCAAAAGCAACTGGTGGAGCTTCATCTCAGACACAACAAGATCTCAGCGTTGACCGAGAAGACGTTTCAAGGTCTGAAATCTCTGACGGTACTGAACCTACGGGACAACTACTTGGAAAGTCTGAAGAACGGTCTGTTTGCCTCGTTATCAAAGTTGGAGGAACTAGACTTGGGAAAGAATCGCATATCTAAGGTAGAGCCAGGAGCTTTTCAGAAATTGGGTACGCTGAGAGTGTTGCATCTGGACGATAATCAGTTGAGAACCATCCCGTCGCCAGCTCTCGCGCCGTTAAACGCCTTGGCTGAGTTGCATATAGGTTGGAACGCCTTCTCGTCGCTTCCGGATGACGCGTTCAAGGGATTGGAACAGTTGACCGTGCTGGATATTACCGGTGCTGGTTTAGACAACATCAGCGACGGCGCTTTCCGAGGCTTAAACGCTCTGCGTACGCTGGAACTGGATGGAAACAAGTTACGAGAAGTGCCGACGAAACAGTTGGCGGTTCTGCCTCGCCTCGAAGAACTCACCTTGGGTCAAAACTTCTTCACGACTCTGAGATCCGGAGCCTTTCAAGGTCTATCCAAGTTGAAGAAGCTGGATATATCCGCGGCGAAATTGTTAACCACCGTCGAACGGGGAGCATTCTCGGACAACGCCAATTTAGAGACTCTGGTGTTGAACAGCAACAAACGGCTGACTACAATGGAGGACGGTTCTCTGGCCGGTTTACCCAACTTGAGGCATTTAATGCTACGTGACAACGCGTTCACCGGCTTCTCAGAGTCTTTGGTAGCCTGGAACGAACTGCGTCGACTGGATTTAAGCGAGAATCCCTTGGTCTGCGATTGTAGCTTGCTCTGGCTAGCCGAGGTTCTCGTCCCGAGAAACTCTAGTCCGGTATTATGCGCGGAACCTCCGGAATCAAAAGGGAAACCCATCAAGGGTATGACACCTGACGAACTAGGTTGCGCCTTCTCCGATCCCCGGAAACAAGCCCTGTTAGCGACTCTATGCGCCGCTGGCTTTGCCTTGCTCACCGGCTTGGCCCTGATTCTCTACTACAGATGTCGCAGACACGTCAGGGACGCGTTGAAAGACTACAAATGGAAGAATCGCGGCATCTCCCGCAAGGAACACGAGTATCAAAAGACTTTCTCCGAGGACGAGTACATGGTGAGATCCGCGTCCACCCACCATCACCACCATCATCATCAACCTCAGTCGCAACAGATCCCTTCTCATCATCACCATCATCATCTTCAACAGCAACAGCtgcaacagcagcaacaacaacaacaacagcaacaacattCGCAGATAGCGGCGGGTATTAAACCTATACCTGTAACGGAACTGTAG
- the LOC139989119 gene encoding uncharacterized protein isoform X4 — MGDVYRLVSDLLVKDTPTDRRKIDLTLPLATMPAFCGINTESRTEVTGMKGFLRLCRERRPRCRVTVSATLLQLLVLAVTFALGTAAICPNGCICDDDNLVVSCIGANLDVIPIALNPSIQRIVLKENRIKIVDAAAFQFYGDLKNVDLSSNHLFTIPNGSFDAQKQLVELHLRHNKISALTEKTFQGLKSLTVLNLRDNYLESLKNGLFASLSKLEELDLGKNRISKVEPGAFQKLGTLRVLHLDDNQLRTIPSPALAPLNALAELHIGWNAFSSLPDDAFKGLEQLTVLDITGAGLDNISDGAFRGLNALRTLELDGNKLREVPTKQLAVLPRLEELTLGQNFFTTLRSGAFQGLSKLKKLDISAAKLLTTVERGAFSDNANLETLVLNSNKRLTTMEDGSLAGLPNLRHLMLRDNAFTGFSESLVAWNELRRLDLSENPLVCDCSLLWLAEVLVPRNSSPVLCAEPPESKGKPIKGMTPDELGCAFSDPRKQALLATLCAAGFALLTGLALILYYRCRRHVRDALKDYKWKNRGISRKEHEYQKTFSEDEYMVRSASTHHHHHHHQPQSQQIPSHHHHHHLQQQQLQQQQQQQQQQQHSQIAAGIKPIPVTEL, encoded by the coding sequence AGGCCACGCTGCCGTGTGACCGTATCGGCTACGCTGTTGCAACTGCTCGTCCTGGCTGTCACGTTCGCCCTGGGAACGGCTGCGATCTGTCCAAACGGCTGCATCTGCGACGACGACAACCTCGTGGTATCCTGTATAGGCGCGAATTTGGACGTCATACCGATCGCCCTGAACCCGAGTATCCAGCGGATAGTGTTGAAGGAAAATCGGATAAAGATAGTGGACGCGGCGGCGTTTCAATTCTACGGGGACCTGAAAAACGTCGATCTATCGAGCAATCACCTGTTTACCATTCCCAACGGGAGTTTCGACGCGCAAAAGCAACTGGTGGAGCTTCATCTCAGACACAACAAGATCTCAGCGTTGACCGAGAAGACGTTTCAAGGTCTGAAATCTCTGACGGTACTGAACCTACGGGACAACTACTTGGAAAGTCTGAAGAACGGTCTGTTTGCCTCGTTATCAAAGTTGGAGGAACTAGACTTGGGAAAGAATCGCATATCTAAGGTAGAGCCAGGAGCTTTTCAGAAATTGGGTACGCTGAGAGTGTTGCATCTGGACGATAATCAGTTGAGAACCATCCCGTCGCCAGCTCTCGCGCCGTTAAACGCCTTGGCTGAGTTGCATATAGGTTGGAACGCCTTCTCGTCGCTTCCGGATGACGCGTTCAAGGGATTGGAACAGTTGACCGTGCTGGATATTACCGGTGCTGGTTTAGACAACATCAGCGACGGCGCTTTCCGAGGCTTAAACGCTCTGCGTACGCTGGAACTGGATGGAAACAAGTTACGAGAAGTGCCGACGAAACAGTTGGCGGTTCTGCCTCGCCTCGAAGAACTCACCTTGGGTCAAAACTTCTTCACGACTCTGAGATCCGGAGCCTTTCAAGGTCTATCCAAGTTGAAGAAGCTGGATATATCCGCGGCGAAATTGTTAACCACCGTCGAACGGGGAGCATTCTCGGACAACGCCAATTTAGAGACTCTGGTGTTGAACAGCAACAAACGGCTGACTACAATGGAGGACGGTTCTCTGGCCGGTTTACCCAACTTGAGGCATTTAATGCTACGTGACAACGCGTTCACCGGCTTCTCAGAGTCTTTGGTAGCCTGGAACGAACTGCGTCGACTGGATTTAAGCGAGAATCCCTTGGTCTGCGATTGTAGCTTGCTCTGGCTAGCCGAGGTTCTCGTCCCGAGAAACTCTAGTCCGGTATTATGCGCGGAACCTCCGGAATCAAAAGGGAAACCCATCAAGGGTATGACACCTGACGAACTAGGTTGCGCCTTCTCCGATCCCCGGAAACAAGCCCTGTTAGCGACTCTATGCGCCGCTGGCTTTGCCTTGCTCACCGGCTTGGCCCTGATTCTCTACTACAGATGTCGCAGACACGTCAGGGACGCGTTGAAAGACTACAAATGGAAGAATCGCGGCATCTCCCGCAAGGAACACGAGTATCAAAAGACTTTCTCCGAGGACGAGTACATGGTGAGATCCGCGTCCACCCACCATCACCACCATCATCATCAACCTCAGTCGCAACAGATCCCTTCTCATCATCACCATCATCATCTTCAACAGCAACAGCtgcaacagcagcaacaacaacaacaacagcaacaacattCGCAGATAGCGGCGGGTATTAAACCTATACCTGTAACGGAACTGTAG
- the LOC139989123 gene encoding uncharacterized protein, with product MRRPGTLPNSGTSGHRAAASIEDGTTPLSVAGDNCSSTGARLHYSNHSLRRTPQPPHLPPRDTDNSSERTQNDSRLQNGIPGHHRAPPPLPSRHQSSCSQSSYPTLPMNGHATHQFHHFPREKDRSSARERSRDRDVGLQSVPHRSDKHRDLQMEMEMRDGLDMGEIGTYRA from the coding sequence ATGCGCCGTCCGGGAACGCTGCCCAATTCCGGCACGTCCGGTCATCGTGCTGCCGCCTCTATAGAGGACGGCACCACGCCATTGAGCGTCGCCGGCGATAATTGCTCGTCGACCGGCGCCAGGTTACATTATTCCAATCACTCTTTACGCCGCACGCCGCAACCGCCCCATCTGCCACCTCGCGACACCGACAACTCCTCGGAAAGAACGCAGAACGACTCGAGGCTTCAAAACGGTATACCCGGACACCATCGTGCGCCTCCGCCCCTTCCTTCCAGACATCAATCGTCCTGCAGCCAATCTTCCTACCCTACCCTGCCTATGAACGGCCACGCGACTCACCAGTTCCATCATTTCCCACGCGAGAAAGACAGATCGTCGGCTCGCGAGAGGAGTCGCGATCGGGACGTAGGCCTGCAATCCGTCCCTCATCGGTCCGACAAGCACCGAGATCTTCAGATGGAGATGGAGATGCGCGACGGGCTGGACATGGGCGAAATAGGCACTTATCGAGCGTAA